One genomic region from Amaranthus tricolor cultivar Red isolate AtriRed21 chromosome 12, ASM2621246v1, whole genome shotgun sequence encodes:
- the LOC130797306 gene encoding uncharacterized protein LOC130797306: MVLGWICFRMLTKSLKPWNKHLNGLVNSFLHPCYGKMINPMSKFMMMFDYLLCHLLKKKNLVLELDKDGFMGLKHLEVTDCEGMECVINTDINGSNNLIAFQSLEYLNLDNLEGLKMICKGNAPPGSRMFSNLRHLELCSRYLVSLVGPVAKADALFNAKVRFYCLEELEVIGVIKDTNMQLWNWNRAVKEEDAPKLRKVKIDSIKALRSIPNIMSENIYSMHLYNVNTENTDKVLFSFSTTESSSVQLPKLEELYVENFQRLKSLFESEDNYGTSAAGHENGMLATFCRQLKQLTLAYLPELSPIPLHSFKNLCSLEIIKWNWKYVFPSDVVVRKCSKRLNL; the protein is encoded by the exons ATGGTGTTGGGTTGGATTTGTTTCAGAATGTTGACAAAATCTCTGAAGCCTTGGAACAAGCATCTAAATGGGTTAGTGAACTCGTTTCTTCATCCTTGCTATGGAAAGATGATCAATCCCATGTCAAAATTCATGATGATGTTCGATTATCTGCTATGTCATTTGCTGAAAAAG aaaaatctaGTCCTTGAGTTGGACAAAGATGGCTTTATGGGCTTGAAACATCTAGAGGTAACAGATTGTGAAGGCATGGAATGTGTTATCAACACAGATATAAATGGGTCGAATAATTTGATAGCCTTTCAGAGTTTGGAGTATCTAAACCTTGATAACTTGGAGGGCTTGAAGATGATATGTAAAGGAAATGCACCACCCGGTTCCAGAATGTTCTCTAACCTACGGCACCTTGAGCTTT GTTCGAGGTATCTAGTCAGTTTGGTGGGGCCAGTAGCAAAGGCTGATGCTTTGTTCAATGCAAAG GTTAGATTTTATTGTCTAGAGGAGCTGGAAGTGATTGGTGTCATAAAAGATACAAATATGCAGCTATGGAATTGGAATCGAGCTGTTAAGGAGGAGGATGCTCCAAAGCTGAGAAAGGTGAAGATTGATAGCATCAAAGCGTTGAGGTCAATCCCAAACATAATGTCAGAAAACATATATAGCATGCATCTCTACAATGTTAATACAGAGAATACAGATAAAGTTTTATTCTCATTCTCAACTACAGAGTCATCATCAGTGCAACTGCCAAAATTAGAAGAATTGTATGTAGAGAATTTTCAAAGGTTGAAAAGTTTGTTTGAGAGTGAGGATAATTATGGTACTAGTGCTGCTGGACATGAAAATGGTATGTTGGCTACGTTTTGTAGACAACTGAAACAATTAACGCTAGCGTACCTACCAGAGCTAAGTCCCATACCATTGCATTCTTTCAAGAACCTTTGCTCCCTTGAGATTATAAAATGGAACTGGAAATATGTATTCCCAAGTGATGTGGTTGTCAGGAAATGCTCGAAGAGGTTAAACTTATAA